Proteins co-encoded in one Pseudomonas beijingensis genomic window:
- a CDS encoding response regulator transcription factor has translation MTQATQMRNTTTIAVVDDDESVRTALDSLLRSSGYKVRTYCSAIEFLDANAPAGTHCLISDIQMPGMSGVELHERLGAMGLRIPTIFITAYPDLGAHIPRLVACLPKPCDADKLLDCIEVALRPTH, from the coding sequence ATGACGCAAGCCACGCAGATGCGCAACACGACAACTATCGCCGTTGTTGACGATGACGAATCCGTTCGGACAGCCCTGGATAGCCTGTTGCGTTCCAGTGGTTACAAGGTTCGAACCTATTGCAGTGCCATCGAGTTCCTTGACGCCAATGCCCCGGCAGGCACGCACTGCCTGATTTCCGACATCCAGATGCCGGGCATGAGTGGTGTTGAGCTGCATGAACGGCTCGGTGCCATGGGGTTGCGGATCCCCACCATTTTCATTACCGCTTACCCGGACCTTGGTGCACACATACCGAGGTTGGTCGCCTGCCTGCCTAAACCCTGTGATGCCGACAAGCTGCTGGACTGCATCGAGGTGGCGCTGCGTCCGACACACTGA
- a CDS encoding efflux transporter outer membrane subunit, with translation MSVFFELLQRCLKPMIVLTPLLLTGCAVGPDFMKPESELDAAQLTPRPEHGSDTALLPAAVPSQWWQLFNDPLLTQLQSRAQARNLDLQMAADRIDQSRAQLGITASQLLPSVGANASYAREALSEHGKFAALGAPTAPSNFWQLGFDASWEIDLWGRARRARESAAATLEATVYDREAARIALSAEVARTYLQLRGTQAQLDIAQQNRAIAERTLGLAESRERNGVATRFETASARAQLATIKALLPDLAQRRNAQMNALALLMGEPPRALDAQLRQAMPLPSLPTRVPVGIPSELAHRRPVILRAEAQLHAATAAIGVAKADFYPRLGLKGRIGVEAFDSGDLSSWDSRFFSVGPTVYLPIFQGGRLMQRLALNESRQKTAALAYRQTVLRAWHEVDDALDAWAAQQRQHDELRVSYEQNKQALHAAERGYQQGAADYLSVLTAQLNLLASQTNLNSSATNATLTVVNLYKSLGGGWDPELHP, from the coding sequence ATGTCGGTTTTTTTCGAGTTACTTCAACGCTGCTTGAAACCCATGATCGTGCTCACCCCACTCCTCCTCACCGGCTGTGCGGTGGGCCCCGACTTCATGAAGCCCGAGAGCGAACTTGACGCCGCACAACTGACGCCCCGACCCGAGCACGGGAGCGACACTGCCCTGCTCCCTGCCGCCGTCCCCAGCCAATGGTGGCAACTGTTCAACGACCCGCTGCTCACCCAACTGCAATCACGGGCACAAGCCCGCAACCTTGATTTGCAGATGGCCGCCGATCGCATCGATCAAAGCCGGGCGCAACTGGGGATTACCGCTTCGCAACTGCTGCCCAGCGTCGGTGCCAACGCCAGCTACGCCCGGGAGGCGCTCAGCGAACATGGCAAGTTCGCCGCACTGGGCGCTCCCACGGCCCCCAGCAATTTTTGGCAGCTGGGCTTCGATGCCAGTTGGGAAATCGATCTGTGGGGCCGGGCCCGTCGCGCGCGCGAAAGTGCGGCGGCGACCCTGGAGGCGACAGTCTATGATCGCGAAGCCGCTCGGATTGCCCTGTCCGCCGAAGTGGCACGGACCTACCTGCAACTGCGTGGCACCCAGGCGCAACTGGACATCGCCCAACAGAACCGGGCGATCGCCGAGCGTACCCTGGGCCTGGCCGAAAGCCGCGAGCGCAATGGCGTGGCGACACGCTTCGAAACCGCATCCGCTCGCGCACAGCTGGCGACGATCAAGGCCCTGCTTCCCGACCTGGCCCAGCGTCGCAACGCCCAGATGAATGCCCTTGCGCTGTTGATGGGTGAACCACCCCGCGCACTCGATGCACAACTGCGCCAAGCCATGCCCCTGCCCTCGCTGCCCACCCGGGTTCCGGTCGGGATACCGTCGGAACTGGCCCACAGGCGCCCCGTCATCCTGCGCGCCGAAGCGCAGCTCCACGCCGCCACCGCGGCCATCGGCGTGGCCAAGGCGGATTTCTACCCACGCCTCGGCTTGAAAGGGCGAATCGGCGTGGAAGCGTTCGATAGCGGTGATCTGAGTAGTTGGGACTCTCGCTTCTTTTCCGTCGGGCCAACAGTTTATCTGCCGATTTTCCAGGGCGGTCGCTTGATGCAACGCCTGGCCCTGAACGAATCACGGCAAAAAACCGCCGCCCTTGCCTATCGGCAAACCGTATTGCGCGCCTGGCACGAAGTGGACGACGCCCTGGACGCCTGGGCCGCGCAACAGCGTCAACACGACGAGTTGCGGGTTTCGTATGAGCAGAACAAGCAAGCACTACACGCAGCCGAACGCGGCTACCAACAGGGTGCAGCCGACTACCTGAGCGTCCTCACGGCGCAACTGAACCTGCTCGCCAGCCAAACCAACCTCAATAGCAGCGCCACCAACGCCACGTTGACGGTGGTCAATCTCTATAAGTCCCTGGGTGGCGGCTGGGACCCGGAGCTGCATCCATGA
- a CDS encoding MFS transporter, whose amino-acid sequence MNSLALSPAQIAPREAPLTQSSKRPLVGLVGIFLAAMMAGLNTRVGALALADVRGALGFGLDDASWLTTAYSAGELIAMPFSAWFALTLSVRRLELWMLATCTSLALLLPFIHDLDLLLSLRFIQGVASGTTIPLLMMAALKFLPPPIRLYGLAMYAMTATFAPNLAIWLAGQWTDELQDWRWVYWQIIPLALIAAGLIAWGLPREPVQRPRFRQANWAGMACGVPALGLMTVALDQGIRLDWFHSPLITSSMVAGLALLAVYLLTEWFHPSPFIKLQILGRRNLGLGCILFVSLLVVLMSSSLLPAIYLGPLQDYRPLQMASIGLIVALPQLILGALVALLLYQKWVDARFVFALGLCLIALACLCGAQLTSEWNRDQFVVAQTLQALGQPMTVVSMLFLITSVVQPAEGPYVSGTINTLRAFGSLFGAALVGQFVVVRSRFHGEMLLDQAALASNALASAPQPSHLLGIVGQQSMVLSIADAYHALALLALLLIPLVLRLAYIPAPVTQAASSSSSQG is encoded by the coding sequence ATGAACAGCCTCGCTTTGTCGCCCGCGCAGATCGCGCCCCGAGAAGCCCCCTTGACCCAGTCTTCGAAACGCCCGCTGGTTGGCCTGGTCGGCATCTTCCTCGCGGCCATGATGGCTGGGCTGAACACCCGTGTCGGTGCGTTGGCGCTGGCGGACGTGAGAGGCGCGTTGGGCTTTGGCTTGGACGATGCATCCTGGCTCACCACGGCGTATAGCGCCGGGGAGCTGATCGCCATGCCCTTTTCGGCGTGGTTTGCCCTGACGCTCTCGGTCCGGCGCCTCGAGCTGTGGATGCTCGCCACCTGTACCTCGCTGGCGCTGCTCCTGCCGTTCATCCACGACCTCGACCTGCTGCTGAGCCTGCGCTTTATACAAGGCGTCGCCAGCGGCACGACGATCCCGCTGCTGATGATGGCGGCCCTGAAATTCCTGCCGCCGCCCATTCGGTTGTACGGTCTGGCGATGTACGCGATGACCGCGACCTTCGCGCCCAACCTGGCCATCTGGCTGGCGGGACAGTGGACAGATGAACTGCAGGACTGGCGCTGGGTGTACTGGCAGATCATCCCCCTGGCCCTGATCGCTGCCGGCCTGATCGCCTGGGGGCTGCCAAGGGAACCGGTTCAGCGCCCACGCTTTCGCCAGGCCAATTGGGCCGGCATGGCCTGCGGTGTCCCGGCGCTTGGCCTGATGACCGTCGCCCTGGATCAAGGCATACGGCTGGATTGGTTTCACTCGCCGTTGATCACCTCGTCAATGGTCGCTGGCCTAGCCTTGCTGGCGGTCTACTTGTTGACCGAGTGGTTTCATCCCTCGCCGTTCATCAAGTTGCAGATCCTGGGGCGCCGCAACCTGGGACTGGGCTGCATTCTGTTCGTATCGCTGCTGGTGGTGCTGATGTCCAGCTCGCTGCTGCCGGCGATTTACCTGGGGCCGCTGCAAGACTATCGCCCGTTGCAGATGGCCTCGATCGGGCTGATCGTCGCGCTGCCGCAATTAATCCTCGGAGCCTTGGTGGCGCTGCTGCTCTACCAGAAATGGGTCGATGCGCGCTTCGTATTCGCCTTGGGGCTGTGCCTGATCGCCCTGGCCTGCCTTTGCGGCGCGCAGTTGACCAGCGAGTGGAACCGCGACCAGTTCGTCGTGGCGCAAACGCTGCAAGCCCTGGGGCAACCAATGACAGTGGTGTCGATGCTGTTTCTGATCACCAGCGTGGTACAGCCTGCCGAAGGCCCTTATGTGTCCGGCACCATCAACACCCTGCGCGCCTTCGGGTCGTTGTTCGGCGCGGCGCTGGTCGGACAGTTCGTGGTGGTGCGCAGCCGCTTCCATGGGGAAATGTTGCTGGACCAGGCGGCCCTGGCAAGCAATGCCCTGGCCTCTGCGCCGCAGCCCTCACACCTGCTGGGAATCGTCGGCCAGCAGTCGATGGTGTTGTCGATCGCCGATGCCTATCACGCGCTGGCCCTACTGGCACTGCTGTTGATTCCCCTCGTGCTTCGGCTGGCCTACATCCCGGCACCTGTCACGCAGGCCGCCTCATCTTCCTCCTCACAGGGGTAA
- a CDS encoding HlyD family secretion protein, whose amino-acid sequence MALPKKAQIVSVVLLAVAVAGVLYLNRPESNASTQSTDDAYVHADFTAVAPKVSGTVETVLIEDNQRVEKGDLLATLDDRDFVAAVTAAKAEVASARASIASLQAHLSRQQTAIAQAQAAVAADEAALKLASANQARYRNLANDGSGTVQAQQQAEAQLSIQLARRNRSEAGLQAARQQVDVLKADLEKAGATLTHAQATQAIEELKLSYTRITAPIAGTIGQKSVRIGAFVNTGEPLLAIVPLDAVYITANFRETQLARVAMGQVVDITVDALPGESLAGTVQSLGPASGVSYSAIAPHNATGNFTKIVQRLPVRIRIDPDQPAAAKLRVGMSVTPQIRTDG is encoded by the coding sequence ATGGCCTTACCGAAAAAAGCCCAAATCGTCAGTGTCGTACTGCTCGCCGTGGCAGTCGCTGGGGTGCTCTACCTCAATCGCCCCGAATCCAATGCCTCGACCCAGTCAACGGACGATGCTTATGTCCACGCCGACTTCACCGCGGTCGCGCCGAAAGTATCCGGTACGGTAGAGACGGTGTTGATCGAAGACAATCAGCGGGTCGAGAAAGGCGACCTGTTGGCGACACTTGACGACCGTGACTTCGTCGCCGCGGTGACCGCAGCCAAAGCCGAGGTCGCCAGTGCCCGGGCCAGCATCGCCAGCCTGCAAGCGCACCTGAGCCGACAGCAGACCGCCATTGCCCAGGCACAAGCGGCGGTGGCTGCGGATGAAGCGGCGCTCAAGCTGGCCAGTGCCAACCAGGCGCGGTATCGCAATCTGGCCAACGACGGCTCGGGCACCGTGCAAGCGCAACAACAGGCCGAGGCGCAATTGAGCATTCAGCTCGCGCGCCGCAACAGGAGCGAGGCGGGTCTACAGGCGGCCCGGCAGCAAGTGGATGTCCTCAAGGCCGATCTGGAAAAAGCCGGGGCCACCCTCACCCACGCCCAGGCCACGCAGGCCATCGAGGAACTGAAGCTGTCCTATACCCGCATCACGGCGCCGATAGCCGGCACGATCGGGCAGAAGTCCGTGCGCATCGGCGCGTTCGTGAATACCGGGGAACCCTTGCTCGCGATTGTGCCGCTCGACGCCGTCTACATCACCGCCAACTTCCGGGAGACGCAACTGGCACGCGTCGCGATGGGCCAGGTCGTGGACATCACGGTCGATGCGTTGCCGGGCGAGTCGCTGGCCGGCACCGTGCAAAGCCTGGGGCCAGCCAGCGGCGTCAGCTACTCGGCCATTGCGCCGCACAACGCTACCGGTAACTTCACCAAGATCGTCCAGCGCTTGCCCGTGCGCATTCGCATCGACCCCGACCAGCCCGCGGCGGCGAAACTGCGCGTGGGGATGTCCGTTACCCCACAGATCCGTACTGACGGATAA
- a CDS encoding sigma-54 interaction domain-containing protein, with protein MQLLTLPPFPSLATSIRATAQVFEDPTSRALLAHLQQVAPSEASVLIIGQTGTGKELVARHVHNLSARRHKPFVAVNCGAFSETLVEAELFGHEKGAFTGALTAKAGWFEEADGGTLFLDEIGDLPLPIQVKLLRVLQEREVVRLGSRKSIKIDVRVLAATNVQLEKAINAGHFREDLYYRLNVVSLALKPLRERPGDILPLIHHFIAQYSHRLGHGEVTLDAQAQRKLLDYSWPGNIRELENVIHHTLLICRNKVIGAQDLHLSNLRIERQDNPTGGGPSKRRSTLLHKAFEKLLEQEHGDVYEKVEAELLRTAYRYANCNQVHTASLLGLSRNVTRTLLIRIGELVVNRRRPALDTRDGQVVNLST; from the coding sequence ATGCAGCTTCTAACACTACCTCCCTTCCCCAGCCTGGCCACCTCGATTCGTGCCACTGCCCAGGTCTTCGAAGACCCCACTTCCCGCGCCTTGCTGGCTCATCTGCAACAAGTGGCGCCCAGTGAGGCCAGCGTGTTGATCATCGGCCAGACCGGCACCGGCAAGGAGCTGGTGGCGCGCCATGTCCACAACCTCAGCGCCCGTCGCCACAAGCCATTCGTTGCGGTCAACTGCGGAGCGTTTTCCGAGACTCTGGTGGAAGCCGAGCTGTTCGGCCATGAAAAAGGCGCCTTTACCGGCGCGTTGACGGCCAAGGCCGGTTGGTTCGAGGAAGCGGACGGCGGCACCCTGTTTCTCGATGAAATCGGTGATTTGCCGTTGCCGATCCAGGTCAAGTTGCTCCGGGTGTTGCAGGAACGCGAAGTGGTCCGGCTGGGGTCGCGCAAGAGCATCAAGATCGACGTGCGTGTGTTGGCGGCCACCAACGTACAGCTGGAAAAAGCCATCAATGCCGGGCACTTTCGCGAAGACCTCTATTACCGCCTGAACGTGGTCAGCCTGGCGCTCAAGCCGCTGCGCGAACGTCCCGGCGACATCCTGCCGTTGATACACCACTTCATTGCGCAGTACAGCCACAGGCTCGGTCACGGCGAGGTGACGCTGGACGCCCAGGCGCAACGCAAGTTGCTCGATTACTCCTGGCCGGGGAATATCCGCGAGCTGGAAAACGTCATTCATCACACGCTGCTGATTTGCCGCAACAAAGTGATTGGCGCGCAGGACCTGCACCTGTCGAACCTCCGTATCGAACGCCAGGACAACCCCACCGGAGGCGGCCCCTCAAAGCGCAGAAGCACTCTTTTGCACAAAGCCTTTGAGAAACTGCTCGAGCAGGAGCATGGCGATGTGTATGAAAAGGTCGAGGCCGAGTTGCTGCGCACCGCCTACCGATACGCCAATTGCAATCAGGTCCATACCGCCAGCCTGCTGGGCCTGAGTCGCAACGTCACCCGCACATTGCTGATCAGGATTGGCGAGCTGGTGGTCAATCGACGCCGCCCGGCACTGGACACGCGGGATGGCCAGGTGGTCAACCTGTCGACCTGA
- a CDS encoding ABC transporter ATP-binding protein, with product MATNVPILQIDDIEVLYEQTILAVRSVSLKVAKGQVVVLLGANGAGKSTTLKAASNLVRAERGDVVRGRIVYQGREVTHSAPHTLAANGLVQVLEGRHCFAQLTVEENLLAGALTRQVPRRQLLADLELVYGHFPRLKLRRKSLAGYTSGGEQQMIAIGRALMARPQLVLLDEPSMGLAPQIVEEIFEIIRQLNQNDGVSFLIAEQNINIALRYAHYGYVLESGRVVSEGSAEQLAARGDLQDFYLGARTRDQQAAGMEAQRSP from the coding sequence ATGGCGACGAACGTGCCGATCCTGCAGATCGACGACATTGAAGTCCTCTACGAACAGACCATCCTGGCCGTGCGCAGCGTGTCGCTGAAGGTGGCGAAAGGGCAGGTCGTGGTGCTGCTGGGCGCCAACGGCGCGGGCAAAAGCACCACACTGAAGGCGGCTTCCAACCTGGTGCGCGCCGAACGGGGCGACGTGGTGCGGGGGCGGATTGTCTACCAGGGGCGCGAGGTGACCCACAGCGCGCCTCACACCTTGGCGGCGAACGGCCTGGTGCAAGTGCTGGAAGGTCGGCATTGCTTTGCCCAGTTGACCGTGGAGGAAAATCTTCTGGCCGGCGCCTTGACGCGACAAGTGCCGCGGCGCCAGTTGCTGGCCGACCTGGAGTTGGTCTATGGCCATTTCCCGCGCCTGAAATTGCGGCGCAAAAGCCTGGCCGGCTACACCTCGGGCGGTGAGCAACAGATGATCGCGATAGGCCGCGCGCTGATGGCCAGGCCGCAACTGGTGTTGCTGGACGAACCGTCGATGGGCCTGGCGCCGCAGATTGTCGAGGAAATCTTCGAGATCATCCGCCAACTCAATCAGAACGATGGCGTCAGTTTCCTGATCGCCGAACAGAACATCAACATCGCCCTGCGCTACGCCCATTATGGCTATGTGTTGGAAAGCGGTCGTGTGGTCAGTGAAGGCAGCGCCGAACAACTGGCGGCCCGTGGTGATCTCCAGGATTTCTACTTGGGTGCGCGGACGCGGGACCAGCAAGCGGCTGGGATGGAAGCACAGCGCTCCCCATAA
- a CDS encoding ABC transporter substrate-binding protein has protein sequence MFKRSFASSLALALSLTAAAFTVQADNEQYFPLQSYRVGPYAAGGTGFFGGFIDYLKYVNANGGVNGVKLTWSECETEYVVEKGVECYERLKKGLNGAPAAATNPLSVGIAYATLERSTADKLPLITINHGRTDSTDGSVFPYVFPLQLNPYSEVSAIINYIGQRAGGLDKLKGLKIVTLYHGSPYGKETNEVLQTLADKYGFALTLLEVPHPGNEQQSQWLNIRREKPDWVILRGWGVMNPVALKTAQKVGFPADHIIGNIWSNSEDDAAPAGAAAKGFIAITTHPSGTDFPVLQGIKQQVVDAGKGDLADPKRFGTVYYNLGVVNGILNVEALRIAQQKFGKQPLTGEQVRWGFENLKLDDARLKELGALGLVQPLQLSCSDHEGGGAVRFQQWDGTQWKLISDWVQADRALLRPIIEASSHQYAREKGITPRDCSKES, from the coding sequence ATGTTCAAACGATCATTCGCCAGCAGCCTGGCACTGGCCCTGAGCCTCACCGCCGCGGCCTTCACCGTTCAGGCGGACAACGAACAATACTTCCCGCTGCAAAGCTATCGCGTCGGCCCTTATGCGGCCGGCGGCACTGGTTTCTTCGGCGGCTTCATCGACTACCTCAAGTACGTCAACGCCAACGGCGGGGTGAACGGCGTCAAGCTGACCTGGAGCGAGTGCGAAACCGAATACGTGGTCGAGAAAGGTGTCGAGTGCTACGAACGCCTGAAGAAAGGCTTGAACGGCGCGCCGGCGGCGGCCACCAACCCGCTGTCGGTGGGCATTGCCTACGCCACCCTGGAGCGCTCGACGGCCGACAAACTGCCGCTGATCACCATCAACCATGGGCGTACGGATTCCACCGATGGCAGCGTATTCCCCTACGTTTTCCCGTTGCAGTTGAACCCGTATTCCGAGGTCTCGGCGATCATCAACTACATCGGTCAGCGCGCCGGCGGGTTGGACAAGCTCAAGGGCTTGAAGATCGTCACCCTGTATCACGGCTCGCCCTACGGCAAGGAAACCAACGAGGTCCTGCAAACCCTGGCCGACAAGTATGGCTTTGCGCTGACCTTGCTGGAGGTGCCGCACCCGGGCAACGAGCAACAATCGCAATGGCTGAATATCCGTCGGGAAAAACCCGATTGGGTGATCCTGCGCGGTTGGGGCGTGATGAACCCGGTGGCGCTGAAAACCGCGCAGAAAGTCGGTTTCCCGGCCGACCACATCATCGGCAATATCTGGAGCAACTCCGAAGATGATGCCGCGCCGGCCGGTGCCGCGGCCAAGGGTTTCATCGCAATCACCACGCACCCTTCGGGCACTGACTTTCCGGTGCTGCAGGGCATCAAGCAGCAAGTGGTCGACGCCGGTAAGGGCGACCTGGCCGATCCCAAGCGGTTCGGCACCGTGTATTACAACCTCGGCGTGGTCAACGGCATCCTCAACGTAGAAGCGCTGCGCATTGCTCAGCAGAAATTCGGCAAGCAACCCCTGACCGGCGAGCAGGTGCGCTGGGGCTTCGAAAACCTCAAGCTCGACGACGCGCGACTCAAGGAACTCGGGGCGTTGGGCCTGGTGCAGCCGTTGCAGTTGTCGTGCTCGGACCATGAAGGCGGCGGCGCGGTGCGCTTCCAGCAATGGGACGGGACCCAGTGGAAGCTGATCAGTGACTGGGTGCAGGCCGACCGCGCCCTGTTGCGGCCGATCATCGAAGCGTCTTCGCACCAATACGCCCGGGAAAAAGGCATTACCCCGCGTGATTGCAGCAAGGAATCCTGA